The Phycisphaerae bacterium genome has a window encoding:
- a CDS encoding glycosyl hydrolase family 43 — protein MMAFIDRLQPAPVGGGFSMDDYWVWCGSVIRGEDGRYHMFASRWPRTFPFFEGYVIGSEVVRAVSDRPEGPYRFAEVVLGDRGEGFWDGRMTHNPTVHKAGDTYLLYYIGATFAGPRPTAEQLVAGDTSVTGPCYSTIRIGLATAGSVFGPWRRQDRPVLEPRPGKWDERIVTNPAPCVLEDGRVLLLYRSNVPGGLRLGAAMAEGYDGPFRRLSDEPVLVFEGGNFVEDPYVWRRGGRFELLAKDMTGGLTGEKHAGIHGWSRDGVDWRLSEPPKAYSRRVRWSDGRVTEQGCLERPQLLIEGGRPTHLFAATGDGPGGFRLCSRTWNVAIPVGEAE, from the coding sequence ATGATGGCATTTATCGATCGACTGCAGCCGGCGCCGGTGGGCGGCGGGTTTTCGATGGATGACTATTGGGTCTGGTGCGGGTCGGTGATCCGCGGGGAGGACGGGCGGTACCACATGTTCGCGTCTCGGTGGCCGCGAACGTTTCCGTTTTTCGAGGGGTACGTGATTGGTTCGGAGGTGGTGCGGGCGGTTTCGGATCGGCCGGAGGGGCCGTATAGGTTTGCGGAGGTGGTTCTGGGCGATCGCGGGGAGGGGTTCTGGGACGGTCGGATGACGCACAATCCGACGGTTCACAAGGCGGGCGATACGTACCTGTTGTACTATATCGGGGCGACGTTTGCGGGTCCGCGACCGACGGCTGAGCAGTTGGTCGCGGGCGATACGAGCGTGACCGGTCCGTGCTATAGCACGATTCGGATCGGGTTGGCGACGGCGGGATCGGTGTTTGGTCCGTGGCGGCGTCAGGATCGGCCGGTGCTGGAACCGCGGCCGGGGAAGTGGGACGAGAGGATTGTGACGAACCCGGCCCCGTGCGTGTTGGAGGACGGGCGGGTGCTGCTGCTTTACCGCTCGAACGTGCCGGGCGGTTTGCGTTTGGGGGCGGCGATGGCGGAGGGGTATGACGGGCCGTTTCGGCGACTGAGCGACGAGCCGGTGCTGGTGTTTGAGGGCGGCAATTTTGTTGAGGACCCGTACGTGTGGCGGCGCGGCGGGCGGTTCGAGCTTCTGGCGAAGGACATGACGGGCGGGCTGACGGGCGAGAAGCACGCGGGGATTCACGGCTGGTCGCGTGACGGGGTGGACTGGCGGCTTAGCGAACCGCCGAAGGCGTATTCGCGGCGGGTGCGGTGGTCGGACGGGCGGGTGACGGAGCAGGGGTGTCTGGAGCGTCCGCAGTTGCTGATCGAGGGCGGGCGGCCGACGCACCTGTTCGCGGCGACGGGCGACGGTCCGGGCGGATTTCGTCTGTGCAGCCGGACGTGGAACGTGGCGATTCCGGTGGGCGAGGCGGAGTAG